The following proteins are co-located in the Armatimonadota bacterium genome:
- a CDS encoding FHA domain-containing protein: MRRPNPHATIAFFLSVLASSCPAQVRLVFESAAPRIAWVGAANSFRPPANATKSSEKEIALATGSGGSNTHVFVVDESIGNLATKSLKDAGPVCKLTLLDFNRIAKLTVNAKKSDAPLAAGLVVVSSGKETFKALLTPSDQGSVDVYGVPPGSITIAVETNKSGEPVKIPKQVTEIAMDRSAEDLSPTIDFAISADVDIVAPANETKETPKPDSSPETSPGASTSSDKGGVNPLIYILALGAIGGVAYALIKYLPQHKDKIDAELKKIGVQIPTDPSVQPDDQAPPAPLPDIPVAPATIDLGSEASIAPASPVVQPSATPMEPTLICGARSIVLTPGSHTVTREPGSLLSFEGESSVSRAHAVVTVDGNVVTISDSGSTNGTFVNGAKIETPTQLKNGDTVHFGAIKCEFRGGAA; encoded by the coding sequence TTTTGAATCCGCTGCGCCAAGAATCGCCTGGGTAGGCGCCGCCAACAGCTTCCGCCCGCCTGCAAACGCAACCAAATCTAGCGAGAAGGAAATCGCCCTAGCGACCGGTTCAGGAGGTTCCAACACCCACGTTTTTGTCGTTGATGAATCCATCGGCAACTTGGCTACGAAATCACTCAAGGATGCTGGCCCGGTTTGCAAACTGACTCTCCTCGACTTCAATCGCATCGCGAAGCTGACCGTCAATGCAAAGAAATCGGACGCACCGCTGGCTGCGGGATTGGTGGTTGTGTCCTCGGGCAAGGAAACTTTCAAAGCGTTGCTCACACCGTCGGACCAGGGCTCAGTGGATGTTTATGGAGTGCCACCAGGTTCGATTACCATCGCCGTAGAAACGAACAAGTCTGGCGAGCCGGTCAAAATCCCGAAGCAAGTTACCGAGATCGCAATGGATCGTAGCGCGGAGGATCTATCGCCGACCATAGACTTTGCCATTTCAGCAGATGTGGACATCGTGGCACCTGCTAACGAAACCAAGGAGACCCCCAAGCCCGATTCCAGCCCTGAAACATCGCCTGGCGCCAGCACTTCCTCGGATAAGGGCGGGGTGAATCCATTGATCTACATACTCGCACTTGGAGCGATTGGCGGTGTCGCCTACGCTCTCATCAAGTACTTGCCCCAACACAAGGACAAGATCGATGCAGAATTGAAGAAGATCGGGGTTCAAATCCCAACAGATCCATCTGTTCAGCCCGATGACCAGGCACCTCCTGCACCACTGCCCGATATCCCAGTCGCGCCAGCGACCATAGATCTGGGCTCAGAAGCTTCGATTGCACCTGCGTCCCCAGTGGTTCAGCCCAGCGCAACGCCGATGGAACCCACACTGATTTGTGGCGCAAGGTCTATCGTCTTAACTCCTGGCTCTCATACAGTCACGCGCGAACCTGGCAGCCTGCTGAGCTTCGAGGGCGAATCGTCTGTTAGCCGTGCTCATGCCGTTGTCACGGTGGATGGCAATGTAGTCACGATTTCGGACTCCGGTTCGACCAACGGCACCTTTGTAAACGGTGCGAAGATTGAAACTCCGACCCAGCTCAAGAATGGAGATACCGTTCACTTCGGGGCGATCAAATGTGAATTTCGAGGTGGTGCAGCATAG
- a CDS encoding FHA domain-containing protein, whose protein sequence is MVGGAITFAIREPFKPPYGDMQRWSQWEGVTGLCLGFLIGALIGIVSGYLQGSKVHSIRGGIVGGLVGAIAGSVGISVGSVVFAFAQKLPLVGLAGGVPARALGWGMMGVVIGLAEGGVGLSLKRAYYGLIGGLLGGVLGGALFEVAAMSIGTAQATVEGGPAEVGTVPRAIGFAVLGAGIGLMIGVVEALSRKAWVRLILGRNEGKDWSLDAPVTVLGSSESAHIPLFGDPNVTPQHACIRNERGQYVIYDMNTPIGIAVSGVPTRQAILRPGEFFQIGQHLLQFNLRGHAAPAAMPASIPAPAQVPMQTQPPAPIQTPSAPTVAMPAAVPASTQLSIVAVTGPMTGQRFPVTQVVELGREGGSIPLSWDTHLSRKHARIEPAGQQLRLVDLASTNGTMVNGQRIADVLLKPGDRFTIGATTFLIE, encoded by the coding sequence TTGGTTGGCGGCGCGATCACTTTTGCTATCCGGGAGCCGTTCAAGCCACCCTATGGCGACATGCAGCGCTGGTCGCAATGGGAGGGTGTCACGGGGCTTTGCCTCGGCTTTCTCATTGGAGCGTTGATTGGAATTGTTTCTGGCTACCTGCAAGGCTCGAAAGTCCACTCGATCCGAGGAGGCATCGTGGGAGGCTTGGTCGGCGCAATCGCGGGTTCAGTAGGCATATCCGTCGGTTCGGTTGTGTTTGCATTTGCGCAAAAGTTGCCATTGGTGGGTCTGGCCGGAGGAGTGCCAGCCAGAGCATTGGGCTGGGGAATGATGGGCGTTGTCATTGGCCTAGCTGAAGGCGGCGTCGGACTGAGCCTGAAGCGCGCTTACTATGGGCTGATCGGTGGCCTGCTGGGTGGAGTTCTCGGCGGAGCGCTCTTTGAAGTTGCTGCGATGTCCATTGGTACCGCACAAGCGACCGTCGAAGGCGGACCCGCAGAAGTCGGCACCGTCCCTCGCGCGATTGGATTTGCCGTTCTTGGCGCGGGTATCGGGCTGATGATCGGTGTCGTAGAGGCGCTTTCACGAAAGGCTTGGGTGCGCCTGATCCTAGGCCGCAACGAAGGGAAAGATTGGAGCCTCGATGCGCCCGTGACGGTGCTTGGAAGCTCTGAGAGTGCCCACATTCCATTGTTTGGTGACCCGAACGTAACCCCGCAACACGCCTGTATCCGAAATGAGCGCGGACAGTACGTGATCTACGACATGAACACGCCAATTGGGATCGCCGTTAGTGGTGTCCCGACTCGGCAGGCGATTTTGCGGCCGGGTGAATTCTTCCAAATAGGTCAACACCTATTACAATTCAACTTGCGCGGACATGCTGCCCCAGCCGCGATGCCTGCGAGCATTCCGGCACCAGCCCAAGTCCCGATGCAAACTCAGCCCCCAGCACCGATCCAGACGCCTTCAGCTCCCACGGTGGCCATGCCCGCCGCTGTTCCCGCTTCAACCCAACTCAGCATCGTTGCAGTCACCGGCCCGATGACAGGTCAGCGATTCCCTGTGACTCAAGTTGTCGAGTTGGGGAGAGAAGGCGGTTCGATTCCGTTGTCATGGGACACCCACCTCAGCCGAAAACACGCCCGTATCGAGCCAGCAGGGCAGCAATTGCGGCTTGTCGATCTCGCGAGTACAAACGGAACAATGGTGAACGGTCAGCGAATCGCTGACGTCCTTTTGAAGCCGGGTGATCGTTTTACGATTGGAGCCACAACCTTTTTGATTGAATAG